DNA from Coffea arabica cultivar ET-39 chromosome 10c, Coffea Arabica ET-39 HiFi, whole genome shotgun sequence:
AGTTATTTTGGGCAGTTAGAGAAATTGGACTGTATCAAACCTAGCAACGGgtgcaaatatttcaaaatagtcAATCCCGGATTTCTACTTGTATCTTTTCACCACTAATCTCGCTTTGTATCTATCAATTTCTCCattgggtttgaattttttCTTGTACACTCACTTCACTCCAATGACTTTTTTaccaattaaaagaaaagtaaGTTCCCAGGTGTCATGTTTTTCTATTGTATTAATTTCTTCCTCTATTGCTTTCACCCAATGATCATCACTGGCTGCCTCCTCATACACAACTAGATCACAATctacaaacaaaacaaaattaataatattttcGTCAGAAGGAACATCATCTAGTGTAGTAAGTTGACTAGTCCCAAATTCCTCTTTCATCAAAAGTCACATCTGTACTCATTATATCACCTTTTTCTGTCACAAGAATATACAACATGTAAGTACGGGAGACTTCACTATAACCAAAAAATACACACTTCTCCCTCTTGTCATTAAGTTTCTTTCTTAATTGATCAGGAATATGGAAATAGGCAATACACCCAAAAACTCTGAAATGACCAACAAATGGCCTTCTACCACTCCAAATTTCTTCAAGAGTTTTTTTGAAAATACTTTTGGTAGGACTCCTGTTTAACAGATAAATTGCACAAGAAACTGCTTCTGCCTAAAAAACCTTTGgcatatttttcaatttcaacATACACCTCACCATATCCATAACTATCATATTCTTTCTCTCTGTCACCCCATTTTATTGGGGAGTGTACTTGTTAGTCAATTGATGCTTCATCCcattttcctcaaaaaaaatcATCACACCAAATATTCCTGACCCCTATctattctcaaaattttaatttgacacCCACTTTGCCTTTCAAcgaaagtttttaaaattttaaaagtgtCACAGGCATcagatttttgtttcaaaaaatacaCCCAAGCTTTTCTACTAAAGCATCAATAAAGGTAATAAAATACCTACAACCACCATTAGAAGGAACCTCCACAGTACATAAATCtgaatgaataatttctaatgGTCTTCTGGCCCTTCATGATTTGTCAGTTTGAAAAGTATCTGATATGAACATGATTCTCCAAGGACCGCTCAAGAGAAATGCTTACATAAATCtgaatgaataatttctaatgGTCTTGTGGCCCTCCAAGATTTGTCAGTTTGTGCATATTTTCTAACAATCATCTAATAAAAATGCTTAAAACTCAAAGAGAAATTTAGCTGTCATAGGAGATGTGAGAAATTCCAAAACTAGTAAATAATATGAAATCTTAGTCTATCTATTGAGCAAATAGATATTTTTTAatgggttaaataccaaaaacccccctgtggtttgccaaatgttcactttacctccctatggtttggaaacctacaatttgactccctgtcatttcaactaaagtaaaagTCTAACGGAAAGCATCAAAACTAACGTCTGAaaggaaaatgtcaaaattgcccctctataagggttttgggttaagtaccaaaaacccccctgtggtttgtcaaatgtacactttacctccctatggtttgaaAATATACAATTTAACTCCCTGTCGTTTCACCTAAAGTGAAAATCTAACAGAAATTCTGTTAAATACACTTTAGTTAAAACGACAGGGagtcaaattgtaggtttccaaaccatagggaggtaaagtgaacattaggcaaaccataggggggtttttggtatttaaccctttTTTAATTTActgtttttttattaaaaaattttggcagagtttccccttataaaTGGACGAAACTCCCTGTCAACAAACccaatctcatgaaaatattcaCATGACAGTTATTTAATACAAATTTTTAGCTAAGCTATAGTAATTTTCTACGAAAATCAGGGAAACCTAAAGTGTCCATGATGATCTCCCTACGGACAGTAGCCAGCAAAGAACGAAAGTTGTCAAAAACATCCTCTTGCTCCGAATTTGTGCCAAGGTTAGCTAGATAATCAGCAGGTTTGTTCACCTCTCTATAGCAATGGGTTATCTCACGGAAATGATGCTTGAAACTGAGTAATTCATCCACCTCCCGTTGGAGTCTCCAAGGGCAACCATGTGTCCCTTGGAGTATTTGAACCAAGACAAGTGAGTCAGATTCAACATGGAAGTCTTGTAAGCCTCGAGCAACAAAGAGCAGCACCCCAAAGAGTGTGGCCTTGAGCTCCGCGTGTAAACTGGTCAATGACCCAAAAAAACAGGAATAACCGACGATAAATCTCCCTTCCCCATCTCGCACAACTCCCCCACCCCCACTAACTCCTGGGTTCCCCTTTGCACAACCATCCAAATTCAACTTATACCCTGCCCTAGGAGCCGACCATGTAATCGGTAAATAGAAACCGTTCTTTTCAAAGCTACCACTGAAGAGTGAAGAACATCCCAAGAGACGAAAGAACATGCTATTTTCGGAAAATTACAATGTAGTAACTCACATAACTATTGAAATACCTGATCTGCCACCTCCGTCCACCCCACCTTCCTTCCATCAAACAGTCCCCTGTTTCTCGCTTTCCATAACTCCCAACAGACGAGCATAGGTAATGTACTATAAATGAACCTGAGATACACGTTGTGCCCCTTACGCAGTTACCACCGTAACAGCACATGTCTCAATGTGGACACCATATCCAAATATCCCAAGACACCCTCAAATCTATTCCTGACCACCTTAGCTAAATCCCCTGTTAAAAATATGTGATTAACCTCGTCATCTGCTGGCTTAGAACAACAATGACACTTAGACGGACCCTGTACCCCAAATCTATGTAGCAGGTCCATTAGGGGAAGATGCAAACGTAGCAACCGTAACATAAAGAAGGAGATTTTGATAGGAAACCCCTTCAGCCACACATGCGAAACCACCCAGGAATAATTAGAAGCCTGCGAAACAAGCGTGTAAGCCGAAGAAACCGAGAATGAACCATTCTGTGTTAAAGCCCACATCATCCTATCAGAGCTATGAGTGGATGAAGGGGGAATCTTCACAACTTGCCTAACTAACTCAGGCTCTAGAACTTGATTAAGGAGTCGCATATTCCATTGCGCTTGGAAGACAAAATCTGACAGAACACgatcttgaaaattttccacCTGATGACATATAGCCCCAGTTCCCATCCAATTGTCATGCCAGAAATCCATTGATCCCTCACCGATGACCCAACAAATATGCTCTTCTGCCAACTATTGAATCGAACATAACCTCTTCCAAGTGTAAGAAATTGAATAGCCCTCTTCTGCCAAACAAGGGTGCACCTCTCTACTATATTTTGTTGTTAAAATTCAGCCCATAGGGATCTCCTTTTCCGAAAGTTCCACCAAAACTTAATGGAAAGAGCATCATATACCTTCGTCAAACTACGAACTCCAATCCCACCCTCCTGATGTGGGCAGCACAACTCCCCCCAACTTAACCAATGAAATTTCTGGCCCATATCCGTCTAGCTCcacaaaaacattaaatatccaaaacatCTTCCATGCATCCAGGTGAATCACTATAACTCAAAAGATTTGTGcttgtttttaaaaataacatttGTTAAAAAATGATTGAAGCCCAAGGAGAAATTTAGCTAACATGGTAgatgtgaaaattttcaaatctagGAAACCATATGAAATCTCAAATCTCATagcaaaaaaagagaaaaaaatgaaaatatttcttACAAGGGAAATCCTAGGATAGAAtaaaattttcactagaaaaaATTAGGAGAGAAGAAATACTTACCAAGAAATGCTAGCAAAGAAAATTCCTTGCTAGAgggaatttattttaaaaaggcAAATAAAAGGTATAGAAAAAGGTTCCCTCCTATGGAGAAAGATCAGATCTGAAGGCCATTTTTGTTAGAGAGCCttaaagagaagaaagagagaatgaATTTTAGAGAGAAATACACTGACACACAATCACTAAAATATTGGTTTCCACAGACTAAATATTAGAAGATGTGCATTACAAACATATATCTTAATTACTTTCATGACATACATTGCATCCAAAAACAGATTTGTGAATTTTCACGCATATCAAGTGAAAATCATGTACAAAGTATggttaataattttaaaaaaaaacatgaataaaTAGGAAGACTAGGGTGGACTTGGAAATCTTTCCTTGATAGCTTTGTTATGTCGTAGACTTGTAGCATGAGCAACCAACAGATTTGGGGTAGGGACAGTTATCAAAAAGACCGTCCCTTAACGGTCCCCTCACAAAACTGAAGAAGTGGCCATTATCAATCCACATTGACAAGGTTCACAACGGTGTCACTTTGATTAGTGAGCAgggaaaaaattactaaaaagcATGTGTGAGCTAACGCCTCCGttaccaaccattgaaactctATTCCACAAAATCCCGCCCAAATTGACTCGCTATGACTATTCATTTCAATTCTTCAAACGAAGAACTCTTTTTAGTCTCCCTCCAAAAAGTTGTCAATATTCATCCACAACTTTAGAACTAAGGCAAAATACAATCAGTGAGTAGGAAAGTGGTAGACAAGGGACGGAAGAAAAGCAGTCAAAATATACTTAGGAAAAGGAAGAACTACCTATTGAAGGAGAAAGTCTTGGAGGCCTAATGTCTATAAAGGCTTGTGGAAGATCAGGACCGAACAATGAAGCTAAAGATGATGGAGTCCGAAGCAATGACAACCAATTGCATCTACGTAAACCCTTCAAGTAACAATATTGCAAGCCAATGACATAATTTTCATTGTTTGGTGAATGGCATCCCATGATTTTATATCATGGTTGTGGAAACCCTATGTATGTTAGAAATCAGATCTAGTCATGGCCCATATGGGAGAGTAAAGTAGAGAAAAATTTTCCACACCAAGTGtttgcaaaaaagaaaaggataactTCCAAACCAATTAGTAGAAGGAGTTGTTAGGACGGGATAAACAGGGGTCGTAACTCTCTCATTAATAGCAATAGTGTAATCATTATATGAACTAAATGGGTACGGGAGATTTTAGTTgataaaataacaaggaaattttgaagtcaaaaattttttttgttctgtATGGGTGGATAAGCAGGGACGCCTTATGATGTGCATAGCATTACTGGGTGTTTATGACAGATTACATTGAAGTAGTATGAGATATACATTAAGagtaaaggtaagaaaagtgaaaaagttATGATAAATTACAAGATGGCCTACCGACTATGCATATAAGCTAGAAGAGGGAGGAAAGTGCATACACTATTAGACTTCGATGGGTAGTACCTCATGTTTGAAAATTACTAGTCAATCATACTATAGCAGTGTAGTAGTTGAAGTAAATTACTTCAAACTTGATTGGTATGAATGTAAATGTCAATTTGTATGTGTTAGGTCAAATGTACATCTTGTTGAATGTGACCCACTTAGTGTAATAAAAGAGTTACAAGATGTTTTATTAGCAGTGTGTCCTTACATTATGTTGGACACCTATTACTTTTTGTGAATACATAGTGATAgtgaaaaatatattcatgtaaTAATTAGTAATCAATTAACATAATGATGTTAAAGAAAGGTCACaatgaagggaaaaaaataaaaggaaggcAGGGAGGAAAGTGCACATATTGAACATTAATAGTGGTTGTTATCTTGTGTTTGAAAGTTGGTACCTGTTCATACAATAGCAGTCTAGTAGTTGGAGTGGATTGTTTAAAAGTCAATTGGTATAAGTATAGATTCTAATTTATGTGTTAGACTGAATGTCCATAGTGTTTACTGTGCCttagttgtagaaaatggttaCAAGATCTGTATATCATGTTGGATAACTATTATTATCAGTGAATAAATAGTGACACTAGACAAACACTTTCATTCAATTGTAACTTAATAATCAATTAACATAATCATGTTAAAGCAAGGTTGGTGGGATTTACAGTGGAagggaaataaataaaagaaagagaaaagtgcACACACTATTAAATTGATAGTTTGTTATCCCATGTTTGTAAACTAGTACCTATTTCTATAGTACCAATCTATGGGATTAAAATTGATTGGATTAATGTAGGTTTTAATATGTATGTATTAGGTTAAATGTACTTATCATGATTTTATAGTGTATTATGAATGCTGGGTAAAAATCTTAAGCAATTAAACAAATTAtcttatttttggtccaaaattgTTACGGATGACGTGAAGAAGATTGAGATTGGAGAAGTGCTAGCTTAGGAGTTGTTTAATTTGGCTACCAAATGTCATAGAGGATTCTAAAGATTGAAGATACTTTGCATACCAAGGCCAAAGCATCATCCAACAAGCCCAAATCAACGAATAAAGGGAAAAAATCACTACAGGAAACAAAGGTTGTAAATCTAGAATCAAGGGACAAAAATTCTGAATATGAATATGAAAAAGAAGGGGATGATGACAAAGATGCCGAAGAAGATGATTCTGATGAAAACGATGATAAGGGCATAGATGTGGGAGCATCTGGAGCCAAGCAATTTAGGATTCCtaatttaaaatgaaataaattgttTCTGATCATTGTAACATTACCTAAACAAGTTGTAACTCCTTATTAATTGCTTGTACAAATTCACAATATAAGTGTGATAAATTTAGCAGCTGTTTCTGTGGGTTTCATGCATAATAATCACGTATCTATTATGTACTTATACAAATAGTTGACATTATCTTACAATCAGTTCAGACAATGTTACATTCATTCTTTGTCCACTTTCTACAATTTGCAAATTCAATCAATATGAATATGaataatatttaataatttgtAACAATTTTTTAATTCTCTCTAAATTCTATATGGTTGATTTACCGATGCCTCAAACAACAACTTTGGCCAACATGTACATAGTGGCCGAACGCCATTCTCATCAGATTGTTATCGATGAGTCGATTTCTAGTTCATCATGCTAACTCATGGTTATATAttatgcatattttctactacTGTAAATATGGTTAGACTCAGCATTTCTCAAATTCTGTTGGAAGATGAGGACTGGTAGCCATCTTTGATGGGGATCTTGGGCACCAACAGTTGTCAGTAACAACCATTCTAAACgatataatattttttgaacaAGGTATAACTTTATGTAAACTACTTGTAAAACTTAACAACAAAGACACAATTATTACATATGAGACCCATATGAACAATAACAAAGTATCACATCTCTGTTATAAAGATGTATAAGTAGTTAAGGAGGAGTTACAATTTGTGCaaagagagttatgccgttcaAGGACGGTTGATTTGACAACTATCCCTACTCCAGATCTCTTTAGAGGATGTTCTAGTTTTGTAACAGGTAGTAACTCAATTTCAACTGCTTGTATGTTTAAGTGACATAGATGTTATATACAATTATTACTTGTACATCTCAATTATTATTGACTCATAGTCACGTGGCACTTTCTTATCCTTACATATCTTATGAAAATCATTACTGGCAAAGGTTGTATGCCATTGAGTACAATCATTCCTCAAAGGTGTAATGGCTTACCAATAAGTTATAAGACATAGGTAACTATTTGTAATTTCTCATAACAGTGATGCAATTACTATGTCTGTGACCCATATCAACACTAGATAGAACTTCACATAGTTATTGTTTAGTTGTACATGTCATGCACTGTGTCTAACAACTTATTGAAATAGCATTATACTATCCATGACACGATTCGCTAATTTAATCAACAATCTGAAAAGTAAACAGTGGGCAGGAAAGTGAATAATAGCAATATTGCCCAGCATTCACATAGTTTACTCTATAATTTGTATGGTTACAGCAAACATGCTGAATAATAATTGACCTCTACCAATTGGGAACtgtccaattttttttatatattataacagtttgtgaaatttttgaatACAGATATAAAAGTG
Protein-coding regions in this window:
- the LOC140016179 gene encoding uncharacterized protein gives rise to the protein MDFWHDNWMGTGAICHQVENFQDRVLSDFVFQAQWNMRLLNQVLEPELVRQVVKIPPSSTHSSDRMMWALTQNGSFSVSSAYTLVSQASNYSWVVSHVWLKGFPIKISFFMLRLLRLHLPLMDLLHRFGVQGPSKCHCCSKPADDEVNHIFLTGDLAKVVRNRFEGVLGYLDMVSTLRHVLLRCGSFEKNGFYLPITWSAPRAGYKLNLDGCAKGNPGVSGGGGVVRDGEGRFIVGYSCFFGSLTSLHAELKATLFGVLLFVARGLQDFHVESDSLVLVQILQGTHGCPWRLQREVDELLSFKHHFREITHCYREVNKPADYLANLGTNSEQEDVFDNFRSLLATVRREIIMDTLGFPDFRRKLL